One segment of Chloroflexota bacterium DNA contains the following:
- a CDS encoding NAD-dependent deacylase, producing MSTNPELLLHAAETLRRARRAVAFTGAGISVESGIPPFRGPNGLWSRYDPTVLDLNYFFAHPAESWAVIKEIFYDFFGQAQPNPAHQACARLEAAGFLHGVITQNIDNLHQEAGSRRVIEYHGTSRWLTCTACGHRLEARPDLLRELPPKCPRCGGLLKPDFVFFGEAIPAAAQQAAWEETRRADVWLVVGTTGEIYPAAMLPTVAKEHGATIIEVNIAPSNYTATVTDIFLQGKASEVCAALAEAVLGEAAAAGEAE from the coding sequence ATGTCCACAAACCCCGAACTTCTCCTCCACGCCGCCGAAACCCTCCGCCGCGCCCGGCGGGCAGTGGCCTTTACCGGCGCGGGCATCTCGGTGGAAAGCGGCATTCCTCCCTTCCGCGGCCCCAACGGCCTGTGGAGCCGCTACGACCCCACCGTGCTTGACCTGAACTACTTCTTTGCCCACCCTGCCGAATCGTGGGCGGTCATCAAGGAAATCTTCTACGACTTCTTCGGCCAGGCGCAGCCCAACCCGGCGCACCAGGCCTGCGCCCGCCTGGAAGCCGCCGGTTTCCTGCACGGCGTGATTACCCAAAACATCGACAACCTGCACCAGGAAGCCGGCAGCCGCCGGGTGATCGAATACCACGGCACCAGCCGCTGGCTGACCTGCACCGCCTGCGGCCACCGGCTGGAAGCCCGCCCCGACCTGCTGCGGGAACTGCCCCCGAAATGCCCCCGCTGCGGCGGCCTGCTGAAGCCCGATTTCGTTTTCTTTGGGGAAGCCATCCCCGCGGCGGCGCAGCAGGCTGCGTGGGAAGAAACCCGCCGCGCCGACGTCTGGCTGGTGGTGGGCACCACGGGCGAAATTTACCCCGCGGCAATGCTGCCCACCGTGGCGAAAGAGCACGGCGCGACGATTATTGAGGTCAACATTGCCCCTTCCAACTACACCGCCACCGTGACCGACATCTTCCTGCAGGGCAAGGCCAGCGAAGTGTGCGCCGCGCTGGCCGAGGCCGTGCTTGGGGAAGCCGCGGCGGCGGGTGAAGCGGAGTAA
- the uvrA gene encoding excinuclease ABC subunit A, translating into MERFEEAKAKIARALDLTPPPPPAAASPSPPLVREGRGAGGGERSTPLTPRQYAIARRILRELEARLGFMVDVGLEYLTLDRAANTLSGGEAQRIRLATQIGSRLTGVLYVLDEPSIGLHPRDTDRLLRTLKGLRDLGNTVLVVEHDPETIRAADWVVDLGPGAGEHGGQVVAEGTVEEVIANPNSLTGAYLSGRLQVPLPEKRRAGTGDFLTIVGARENNLKNITVRIPLGKLVLVTGVSGSGKSSLVVEVLYKSLARHLNKARTHPGKHDRIVGLEHLDKVINIDQSPIGRTPRSNPGTYTGLFDHIRQLFAQLPESKIRGYKPGRFSFNVKGGRCEACQGQGQLRIEMQFLPDVYVPCEVCHGARFNRETLQVRFKGYSIADVLDMTVEQAMEVFAAFPAMMRKLQTLADVGLGYIRIGQPAPTLSGGEAQRVKLARELSKRPTGHTLYVLDEPTVGLHAADVHKLIEVLQRLVEAGNTVVVIEHNLDLIKVADWIIDLGPEGGDRGGEIVAEGTPEQICQVEASYTGRYLRAYVRENHGEGG; encoded by the coding sequence ATGGAGCGCTTTGAAGAAGCCAAAGCGAAAATTGCCCGTGCGCTGGATCTCACCCCTCCCCCGCCACCTGCGGCGGCTTCCCCCTCCCCTCCCTTAGTAAGGGAGGGGAGGGGGGCAGGGGGTGGGGAGAGATCCACACCCCTCACCCCCCGCCAATACGCCATCGCCCGCCGCATCCTCCGCGAACTGGAAGCCCGCTTAGGCTTCATGGTGGACGTTGGGCTGGAATACCTCACCCTTGACCGCGCCGCAAACACCCTTTCCGGCGGCGAGGCGCAGCGCATCCGCTTAGCCACGCAAATCGGCTCGCGGCTGACCGGCGTGCTCTACGTGCTGGACGAGCCTTCCATCGGCTTGCACCCGCGCGACACCGACCGCCTGCTGCGCACCCTGAAGGGCTTGCGCGACCTCGGCAACACCGTGCTGGTGGTGGAGCACGACCCCGAAACCATCCGCGCCGCCGATTGGGTGGTGGATCTCGGCCCCGGCGCGGGCGAACACGGCGGGCAGGTGGTCGCCGAGGGCACGGTGGAGGAGGTCATCGCCAACCCCAATTCCCTCACCGGCGCGTACCTTTCGGGCCGGCTGCAGGTGCCCCTGCCCGAAAAGCGCCGCGCGGGCACGGGCGACTTCCTCACCATCGTGGGAGCGCGGGAAAACAACCTCAAAAATATCACCGTGCGCATCCCCCTGGGCAAACTGGTGCTCGTCACCGGCGTTTCCGGCTCGGGTAAGTCTTCCTTAGTGGTGGAAGTGCTCTACAAATCCCTCGCCCGCCATCTTAACAAAGCCCGCACCCACCCCGGCAAGCACGACCGCATCGTGGGCTTAGAGCATCTGGACAAAGTCATCAACATTGACCAATCGCCCATCGGGCGCACGCCGCGTTCCAACCCCGGCACCTACACCGGCCTGTTTGACCACATCCGCCAACTTTTTGCCCAACTGCCGGAAAGCAAAATCCGCGGCTACAAGCCCGGGCGGTTTTCGTTCAACGTCAAGGGCGGGCGGTGCGAGGCGTGTCAGGGGCAGGGGCAACTGCGCATTGAAATGCAATTCCTGCCCGATGTGTATGTGCCGTGCGAAGTGTGCCACGGGGCGCGCTTCAACCGTGAAACCCTGCAGGTGCGCTTCAAGGGCTACAGCATCGCCGACGTGCTGGATATGACCGTGGAGCAGGCGATGGAGGTGTTTGCCGCCTTCCCTGCGATGATGCGCAAGTTGCAGACTTTGGCCGACGTGGGCCTGGGCTACATCCGCATCGGCCAGCCTGCGCCCACCCTTTCTGGCGGCGAAGCCCAGCGCGTCAAACTGGCGCGGGAACTTTCCAAGCGCCCCACGGGGCACACCCTCTACGTGCTGGACGAGCCCACCGTAGGCCTGCACGCTGCGGATGTGCACAAACTGATTGAGGTGCTTCAGCGCTTGGTGGAAGCGGGCAACACGGTGGTGGTGATTGAGCACAACCTTGACCTCATCAAAGTCGCCGACTGGATCATTGACCTCGGCCCCGAAGGCGGCGACCGCGGCGGCGAAATCGTTGCCGAGGGCACGCCTGAGCAAATCTGTCAGGTGGAAGCCTCGTACACCGGGCGCTACCTGCGGGCGTATGTGAGGGAGAATCATGGGGAGGGTGGGTGA
- a CDS encoding transcriptional regulator, which translates to MARLNELIHQPVRLRIMAALNTLEADERVDFGTLRDLLGVTDGNLATHLRKLEDAGYVQVEKTFVGRRPRTYIGITPAGKLAFEEHVQALQEILKT; encoded by the coding sequence ATGGCGCGGCTCAACGAACTCATTCATCAGCCGGTGCGGCTGCGCATTATGGCGGCGCTCAATACGCTGGAAGCCGATGAGCGCGTAGATTTCGGCACCCTGCGTGATTTGCTGGGCGTCACCGATGGAAATTTGGCAACTCATCTCCGCAAGTTGGAAGACGCGGGCTACGTGCAGGTAGAAAAAACTTTTGTGGGGCGCCGCCCGCGCACTTATATCGGCATAACCCCGGCCGGCAAACTGGCGTTTGAGGAGCACGTTCAGGCTTTGCAGGAGATTTTGAAAACGTGA
- a CDS encoding adenosylcobalamin-dependent ribonucleoside-diphosphate reductase produces MPMASSLPPSKGLLPTPPLPKGLPKVNLTENAYQVFVRRYVRKGPDGNPVETPEETFWRVAYHVAKAEATWGASDKAILNRAKDFYRLLIALRYIPNSPTWTGAGTPLGQLAACFVLPISDDMGRKDSGIFMSLRNAALIQQTGGGNGFSFSRLRPKGALVKSSAGQATGPVGFLRVYDQAFGEIAQGGSRRGANMAVLRIDHPDIEDFITCKTDENAITNFNISVGITDAFMRAVENDEEWELRFPDVLDPRYSEFDGTIDQAEAAGIPIKTYRKVRARDLFEKIVKQAHHNGEPGVLFLDAANRSNPVPHLYPLEATNPCGEQWLGPYENCCLGSINLAQHVTEDGKVDWAKLQETTERAVRFLDDVVEANAYVPAVPQLKEAAHRARRIGLGIMGLADLMYVNGVRYGSPEGQEFAAQVMEFVRYHAMRTSIELAKERGPFPAIKGSIYDPENLKWQPPQWPDWLGGGPKTDWGRPPLDWDAIVEGIRQHGIRNAAQTTIAPTGTVSTVSGVEGYGCEPVFALAYIRHVNDNGQDLQLTYTSPLFMKALEDAGLDEETRNHIIEQVLEQGTCQHIPEVPEHIKHTFVVASDITAEEHVYTQAALQVFVDNSISKCVTGDTLVLTAHGLKPIAEFDNLRLPDQFAPLSEPIISPQHTETATAFYYGGMKETRRITLRYGLTVEGTPNHRIQVLDDSGEITFRRLDEIRPGDLAVVYVGQRQFGPAGAPLPPFSGTFRTSSTRLTFPQHMSTDLAFFLGAVTSEGAIMPNTLNITNRDRRLLEHLQAIAQRLFGLSGHIATDHRNGVHYLLLHSRPLRHWLVNDLGLQPGAAHKIIPTCILQAAEEEVAAFLKGLFLDAYMTENGRTFGITLASQRLIQQLQVLLLNMDVVATVRQTAERAWNLTVQGNELEHLAAAIGFVETWKNERIARRNIGRLHQRRNYSRLLPERVTEALRAMQAAGASLRRGFAVEQAEEARTYQRVRVNLRAGHRLTRADARRVYETLRSQGASHPLAEAFFAHDNPHNLYVPVEKIETGFAEVFDLTVPGSHAFVANGLGNHNTVNFPAHATPDDVAKAYKLAWKLGIKGLTVYVTGSREKVVLETKATAKAKGKDVPLGMPGGEDQPAQPRLWNEPKKPRPSVLRGRTYRIETPVGRAFVTINENGGNQPFEVFINTAKAGSETAAISEAIGRLISYILRLTSTVEPRERLREVWRQLSGIGGGRSAGFGPNRVRSLPDGIAQALKRYLEAAPSAEDTPEEEERHTFSLNLPSLLPLNDEAEHAAPKVEAFAAAPQHPTEDEKLDITQVGDICPECGAAAVVYTEGCARCYVCGHSECS; encoded by the coding sequence ATGCCCATGGCCAGTTCACTTCCCCCATCCAAGGGCCTGCTGCCCACCCCACCGCTCCCCAAAGGGCTTCCCAAAGTCAACCTGACCGAAAACGCCTATCAGGTCTTCGTGCGCCGCTACGTCCGCAAAGGCCCTGACGGCAACCCCGTGGAAACCCCCGAGGAAACCTTCTGGCGGGTGGCCTACCACGTCGCCAAAGCCGAAGCGACCTGGGGGGCTTCCGACAAGGCCATTTTGAACCGCGCCAAAGATTTCTATCGCCTGCTCATCGCCCTCCGCTACATTCCCAACTCGCCGACCTGGACGGGCGCAGGCACGCCTTTAGGCCAACTGGCTGCCTGCTTCGTGCTGCCGATTTCCGACGACATGGGGCGGAAGGATTCCGGCATCTTCATGAGCCTGCGGAATGCGGCGCTCATCCAGCAAACCGGCGGGGGGAACGGCTTTTCCTTCTCCCGCCTGCGCCCCAAGGGCGCGTTGGTCAAATCTTCGGCCGGGCAGGCCACCGGGCCGGTGGGCTTCCTGCGGGTTTACGACCAGGCCTTTGGGGAAATCGCGCAAGGCGGCAGCCGCCGGGGGGCAAATATGGCCGTGCTGCGCATCGACCACCCCGACATCGAAGATTTCATCACCTGCAAAACCGACGAAAACGCCATCACTAATTTCAACATTTCCGTGGGCATCACCGACGCCTTCATGCGCGCGGTGGAAAACGACGAAGAATGGGAACTACGCTTCCCCGACGTGCTCGACCCGCGTTACAGCGAGTTCGACGGCACCATCGACCAGGCCGAAGCCGCGGGCATTCCCATCAAAACCTACCGCAAGGTGCGCGCCCGCGACCTGTTCGAGAAAATCGTCAAACAAGCCCACCACAACGGCGAGCCGGGCGTCCTTTTCCTCGATGCTGCCAACCGCTCCAACCCGGTGCCCCATCTCTACCCGCTGGAAGCCACCAATCCCTGCGGCGAACAATGGCTTGGCCCTTACGAAAACTGCTGCCTGGGCTCCATCAACCTCGCCCAGCACGTCACCGAAGACGGCAAGGTCGATTGGGCCAAATTGCAGGAAACCACCGAGCGCGCCGTGCGCTTCCTTGACGACGTGGTGGAAGCCAACGCCTACGTGCCGGCGGTGCCCCAATTGAAAGAAGCCGCCCACCGCGCCCGCCGCATTGGCCTGGGCATCATGGGCCTGGCCGACCTGATGTACGTCAACGGCGTGCGCTACGGCTCGCCGGAAGGCCAGGAATTCGCCGCCCAGGTGATGGAATTCGTGCGCTACCATGCCATGCGCACCAGCATCGAACTGGCCAAAGAACGCGGCCCCTTCCCGGCCATCAAGGGGAGCATTTACGACCCCGAAAACCTGAAATGGCAGCCGCCCCAATGGCCCGACTGGCTCGGCGGCGGCCCCAAAACCGATTGGGGGCGCCCGCCCTTAGATTGGGACGCCATCGTAGAAGGCATCCGCCAGCACGGCATCCGCAACGCGGCGCAGACCACCATCGCTCCCACGGGCACGGTTTCCACCGTCTCGGGCGTGGAAGGCTACGGCTGCGAACCGGTGTTCGCCCTCGCCTACATCCGCCATGTCAACGACAACGGCCAGGATCTGCAACTCACCTACACCAGCCCGCTTTTCATGAAAGCCCTGGAAGACGCCGGGCTGGACGAAGAAACCCGCAACCACATCATCGAGCAAGTGCTGGAACAGGGCACCTGCCAGCACATCCCCGAAGTGCCAGAGCACATCAAACACACCTTCGTGGTGGCTTCCGACATCACCGCCGAGGAACACGTTTACACCCAGGCCGCCCTGCAAGTATTCGTAGATAACAGTATCTCGAAGTGCGTCACGGGCGACACCCTCGTGCTCACCGCTCACGGCCTCAAACCCATCGCCGAGTTCGACAACTTGCGGCTTCCTGACCAGTTTGCCCCCTTATCGGAACCCATTATCAGCCCACAACACACTGAAACGGCAACGGCCTTCTACTACGGCGGGATGAAAGAAACCCGTCGGATCACCCTACGTTATGGCCTTACCGTCGAGGGCACGCCCAATCACCGTATCCAGGTTTTGGACGACAGCGGAGAAATTACCTTCCGCCGCCTCGACGAAATTCGGCCAGGTGATTTGGCGGTAGTCTACGTCGGGCAACGGCAATTTGGGCCTGCAGGTGCGCCTCTGCCGCCTTTCAGCGGCACATTCCGCACCAGCAGCACGCGGCTCACCTTCCCTCAACACATGAGCACCGATTTGGCCTTCTTCTTGGGCGCCGTCACATCCGAAGGCGCTATCATGCCCAACACCCTCAACATCACCAACCGCGATCGCCGCCTGCTGGAGCACCTCCAGGCCATTGCACAACGCCTCTTTGGGCTTTCCGGGCACATCGCCACCGACCACCGCAACGGTGTCCATTATCTTCTCCTTCACTCCCGCCCTCTGCGCCACTGGCTGGTCAACGACTTGGGGCTACAACCAGGGGCGGCACACAAAATCATTCCCACCTGCATTTTGCAAGCCGCCGAGGAAGAGGTCGCCGCTTTCCTCAAAGGATTATTCCTGGACGCCTACATGACCGAAAACGGCCGCACTTTCGGCATCACCCTGGCCAGTCAACGCCTCATCCAGCAATTGCAAGTGCTGCTGCTCAATATGGACGTCGTAGCGACGGTGCGCCAGACAGCCGAACGCGCCTGGAACCTCACCGTCCAGGGGAACGAGTTAGAGCACTTGGCAGCCGCTATTGGCTTCGTAGAAACGTGGAAAAACGAGCGGATTGCCCGCCGCAACATTGGCCGCCTGCACCAACGGCGCAACTACAGCCGCCTGCTCCCCGAAAGGGTCACCGAGGCGCTGCGGGCAATGCAGGCGGCGGGGGCTTCCCTGCGCCGCGGCTTTGCCGTGGAGCAAGCGGAGGAAGCGCGCACCTACCAGCGGGTGCGCGTCAACCTGCGCGCCGGCCATCGCCTCACCCGCGCCGATGCCCGCCGCGTTTACGAAACCCTGCGCAGCCAGGGCGCAAGCCACCCCCTGGCCGAGGCTTTCTTTGCCCACGACAACCCGCACAATCTCTACGTTCCTGTGGAAAAAATTGAGACGGGCTTTGCCGAGGTTTTTGACCTGACCGTTCCCGGCTCTCATGCCTTTGTTGCCAATGGTCTGGGAAACCACAACACGGTCAATTTCCCCGCCCACGCCACCCCCGACGACGTCGCCAAAGCCTACAAACTGGCCTGGAAACTGGGCATCAAGGGCCTGACGGTGTACGTCACCGGCTCCCGCGAGAAGGTGGTGCTGGAAACCAAAGCCACCGCGAAAGCCAAAGGCAAAGATGTGCCGCTGGGAATGCCGGGCGGGGAAGACCAGCCCGCGCAACCCCGCCTGTGGAACGAGCCCAAGAAACCGCGCCCCTCGGTGCTGCGGGGACGCACCTACCGCATCGAAACGCCGGTGGGGCGAGCCTTTGTGACCATCAACGAAAACGGCGGCAACCAGCCCTTCGAGGTCTTCATCAACACCGCCAAGGCAGGCTCGGAAACCGCAGCCATTTCCGAGGCCATTGGGCGGCTGATTTCCTACATTTTGCGGCTGACTTCTACCGTCGAGCCGCGGGAACGCCTGCGCGAAGTGTGGCGGCAGTTGAGTGGTATCGGCGGCGGGCGCTCGGCAGGCTTCGGCCCCAACCGCGTTCGCTCGCTGCCCGACGGCATTGCCCAGGCGCTCAAACGCTATCTGGAAGCCGCCCCCTCTGCAGAAGACACACCGGAGGAAGAAGAACGGCACACGTTCTCGCTCAACCTGCCCTCGCTGCTCCCGCTGAATGACGAAGCAGAACATGCTGCCCCCAAGGTGGAAGCCTTCGCCGCCGCCCCCCAACATCCCACGGAAGACGAAAAACTGGACATCACCCAGGTGGGCGACATCTGCCCTGAATGCGGTGCGGCAGCGGTTGTTTACACGGAAGGCTGCGCCCGCTGCTATGTCTGCGGGCACAGCGAATGCTCTTGA
- the nrdR gene encoding transcriptional repressor NrdR, translating to MRCPFCGHEQSRVVDTIHDRQGGIRRRRQCLACGRRFSTYERPLLATPLIVKQDGTREEFNREKLIRGIRIACAKRPVPAESIERLVGEVESKLQGLGKAEVSSRVVGDMVIEGLKQLDQIAYIRYAIVYLGLDDLRAIRSEIDRLLEGG from the coding sequence ATGCGGTGTCCTTTTTGTGGTCATGAGCAAAGTCGGGTCGTCGACACTATCCACGACCGCCAGGGCGGCATCCGCCGTCGGCGGCAGTGCCTGGCATGCGGGCGCCGCTTCAGCACTTACGAGCGCCCCCTGCTGGCGACCCCGCTCATCGTGAAACAAGACGGCACCCGGGAGGAATTCAACCGCGAAAAACTGATTCGCGGCATTCGCATTGCCTGCGCCAAACGCCCCGTGCCCGCCGAAAGCATCGAGCGCCTGGTCGGCGAAGTGGAATCGAAACTCCAGGGGCTGGGCAAGGCCGAAGTGTCTTCGCGCGTGGTGGGCGATATGGTCATCGAAGGGCTCAAACAACTCGACCAGATTGCCTATATCCGCTATGCCATCGTCTATTTAGGGCTGGACGACTTGCGAGCCATCCGCAGTGAAATCGACCGCCTGTTAGAAGGCGGCTGA
- a CDS encoding methionine--tRNA ligase translates to MSEYILVGVAWPYANADIHVGNLTGAYLPADIFTRYHRLKGNHVLMVSGSDAHGTPITVRADEEGTTPEEVYKRYHARFLELFQKAGLAYDLFTTTHTANHFKVSQSIFLALKENGYLYTEKSKQWYSPTLGRFLPDRYVEGTCYICGYENARGDQCDQCGNLLDATKLINPRSKIDGSTPELRETEHFYLDLGKLQDAIVAFLEKRKDYWRPNVVRQSLGQILAEGLHGRPITRDLAWGIPVPLEGWEHKSLYVWFEAVIGYLSAPVEWSMITGQPDAWQNWWFNPETKSYYFIGKDNIPFHAVIWPGQLIGSGDAFARIFLGEEAGQGKELVLPYDVPANEFMNLENRKISGSRNWAVWGLDFLSRYDPDPLRYYLTVNMPESRDTMWDWEDFLHRNNGELVATWGNLVHRVLSFTHKHWEGRVPQPGELRPVDREILAVVEAAFQKVGERIEKVQLRAALSEAMQAASEANKYLERTSPWLEIKTDKQAAATTMYTALQVVNALKVLFAPFLPHTSEQLHAALGYTKPLFGQQKVETLTDDLGEHTALRYDPADASGKWEAERLEPGRPFAKPRPLFKRLDESIVEEERARLGK, encoded by the coding sequence ATGAGCGAATACATCTTAGTTGGCGTCGCCTGGCCTTACGCCAACGCCGACATCCATGTGGGCAACCTGACCGGCGCTTACCTGCCCGCCGACATCTTCACCCGCTACCACCGCCTGAAGGGGAACCATGTGCTCATGGTTTCCGGCTCCGACGCGCACGGCACGCCCATCACCGTGCGCGCGGACGAAGAAGGCACCACCCCCGAAGAGGTCTACAAGCGCTACCACGCCCGCTTCCTGGAACTCTTCCAGAAGGCCGGGCTGGCCTACGACCTTTTCACCACCACCCACACCGCCAACCACTTCAAGGTTTCCCAGAGCATCTTTCTGGCGCTCAAGGAAAACGGCTATCTCTACACCGAGAAAAGCAAGCAGTGGTATTCGCCCACTTTAGGGCGCTTTCTGCCCGACCGCTACGTGGAAGGCACGTGCTACATTTGCGGCTACGAAAACGCCCGCGGCGACCAGTGCGACCAGTGCGGCAACCTGCTCGATGCCACCAAACTCATCAACCCGCGCTCCAAAATCGACGGCTCGACCCCCGAACTGCGGGAAACCGAGCACTTTTACCTTGACCTGGGCAAACTGCAAGATGCCATTGTCGCCTTCCTGGAAAAGCGCAAGGACTACTGGCGCCCCAATGTGGTGCGGCAGTCGTTAGGGCAGATCCTCGCCGAGGGGCTGCATGGCCGCCCCATCACCCGCGACCTCGCGTGGGGCATTCCCGTGCCGCTGGAAGGCTGGGAGCACAAGAGCCTCTACGTGTGGTTCGAGGCCGTCATCGGCTACCTCTCCGCGCCGGTGGAATGGAGCATGATCACCGGCCAGCCCGACGCGTGGCAAAACTGGTGGTTCAACCCCGAAACCAAATCCTACTACTTCATCGGCAAAGACAACATCCCCTTCCACGCGGTCATCTGGCCCGGCCAACTCATCGGCTCGGGCGACGCGTTCGCCCGCATCTTCCTCGGCGAAGAAGCGGGCCAGGGCAAAGAACTGGTGCTGCCCTACGATGTGCCGGCCAACGAATTCATGAACCTGGAAAACCGCAAGATTTCGGGCAGCCGCAACTGGGCTGTCTGGGGGCTGGATTTCCTCAGCCGCTACGACCCCGACCCGCTGCGCTATTACCTCACCGTGAACATGCCCGAAAGCCGCGACACCATGTGGGATTGGGAAGACTTCCTGCACCGCAACAACGGCGAACTGGTCGCCACGTGGGGCAACCTGGTGCACCGGGTGCTCTCGTTCACCCACAAGCATTGGGAAGGCCGCGTGCCGCAGCCCGGCGAACTCCGCCCGGTGGATAGAGAAATCCTGGCCGTGGTGGAAGCCGCGTTCCAGAAGGTGGGCGAGCGCATCGAGAAGGTGCAATTGCGCGCCGCGCTGAGCGAAGCCATGCAGGCCGCCTCGGAAGCCAACAAATACCTGGAACGCACCTCGCCGTGGCTGGAAATCAAGACCGACAAACAAGCCGCCGCGACCACCATGTACACCGCGCTGCAGGTGGTCAACGCGCTCAAGGTGCTCTTTGCGCCCTTCCTGCCGCACACCAGCGAGCAACTCCACGCCGCCCTCGGCTATACGAAGCCGCTTTTCGGCCAGCAGAAGGTGGAAACCCTCACCGACGACCTCGGCGAGCACACCGCCCTGCGCTACGACCCCGCCGACGCCAGCGGCAAGTGGGAAGCCGAGCGCCTCGAACCTGGCCGCCCCTTCGCCAAGCCCAGGCCCCTTTTCAAGCGCCTCGACGAAAGCATCGTGGAAGAAGAGCGCGCCCGGTTGGGGAAGTGA
- a CDS encoding 2-dehydropantoate 2-reductase: MTISKPSIHIYGTGALGTLFAARLSAAGYPVTVLGTWPEALEALAARGARIRWPDGREEAHPVAVAASPEEAAPARYAIVLVKSWQTPRVARWLQQTLAADGLALTLQNGLGNDEVLAEALGHERVAAGVTIVGATVVAPGVVRVSGNPIVTLGEHPRLAPLQQALAAGGFEVETRADVRGVIWGKLAINAGLNPLTALLGVPNGGLLEDPAARLFMRRAAQEVAAVAAAQGITLPYDDAAAAVEDIARRTAPNLSSMLQDLRRGAPTEIDAICGAVARRGREVGTPAPLNEALWAMIRERVAKP, from the coding sequence ATGACGATCTCAAAGCCTTCCATCCATATTTACGGCACCGGCGCGCTGGGCACCCTGTTTGCCGCACGGCTGAGCGCCGCGGGCTACCCCGTCACCGTGCTGGGCACCTGGCCGGAAGCCCTGGAAGCATTGGCCGCACGCGGGGCGCGCATCCGGTGGCCGGACGGCCGCGAAGAAGCCCATCCGGTCGCGGTGGCGGCTTCCCCTGAAGAAGCCGCGCCCGCCCGCTATGCCATCGTGCTCGTCAAATCGTGGCAGACGCCCCGCGTGGCCCGCTGGTTGCAGCAAACCCTTGCCGCCGACGGCCTGGCGCTGACCCTGCAAAACGGCCTCGGCAACGACGAAGTGCTGGCCGAGGCGCTGGGGCACGAGCGCGTGGCGGCAGGCGTAACCATCGTGGGCGCGACCGTGGTAGCGCCGGGGGTCGTGCGCGTCAGCGGCAACCCCATCGTGACCCTGGGCGAACACCCCCGCCTGGCCCCCTTGCAGCAGGCGCTGGCCGCGGGGGGCTTTGAGGTGGAAACCCGCGCCGACGTGCGCGGCGTGATCTGGGGAAAACTCGCCATCAACGCGGGCCTCAACCCCCTGACCGCGCTGCTGGGCGTGCCCAACGGCGGCCTGCTGGAAGACCCCGCGGCGCGGCTGTTCATGCGGCGCGCGGCGCAGGAAGTCGCCGCTGTCGCCGCCGCGCAGGGCATTACCCTGCCCTACGACGATGCCGCCGCCGCGGTGGAAGACATCGCCCGCCGCACCGCCCCCAACCTCTCTTCCATGCTCCAGGACCTGCGCCGCGGCGCGCCCACCGAAATCGACGCCATCTGCGGCGCGGTGGCCCGCCGCGGCCGGGAAGTCGGCACGCCTGCCCCCCTCAACGAAGCCCTCTGGGCGATGATCCGCGAGCGCGTCGCCAAGCCGTAA
- the panB gene encoding 3-methyl-2-oxobutanoate hydroxymethyltransferase, whose protein sequence is MSTTSPTTSQQPAARKKVTVRTLRAKKRRGEPITMLTAYDYPSALAVDNAGTDVILVGDSLGMVVLGYDTTLPVTMDDMLHHCKAVARGAKYALLVGDMPFMSYQASVEDAVRNAGRFLQEAGTDAVKLEGGRERLDAIRAIVSAGIPVMGHIGLTPQSVHQLGGFRAQGKTAAAAKRLVEDALALQEAGVFSIVLESVPGRLAELISRKLEVPTIGIGAGVGCDGQVLVFHDVLGLFDRFTPRFVKQYAHLHAVIAEALRAYNDDVLARRFPAAEHTVEMKEEEWEMLEKMLAEN, encoded by the coding sequence ATGTCCACCACTTCCCCCACGACCTCACAACAACCTGCCGCGCGCAAAAAAGTCACCGTGCGCACGCTGCGCGCCAAGAAGCGCCGCGGCGAGCCCATCACCATGCTCACCGCCTACGACTACCCCTCGGCGCTGGCCGTGGACAACGCTGGCACCGATGTCATCCTCGTGGGCGACTCGTTAGGCATGGTGGTGCTCGGCTACGACACCACCCTGCCCGTCACGATGGACGATATGCTGCACCACTGCAAAGCGGTGGCCCGCGGCGCAAAATATGCCCTGCTGGTGGGCGACATGCCTTTTATGTCCTACCAGGCCTCGGTGGAAGATGCCGTGCGCAACGCCGGGCGTTTCCTGCAGGAAGCCGGGACGGACGCGGTGAAACTGGAAGGCGGGCGCGAGCGGCTGGATGCCATCCGCGCCATCGTGAGCGCGGGCATTCCGGTGATGGGGCACATTGGCCTGACGCCCCAAAGCGTGCACCAGTTGGGCGGCTTTCGGGCGCAGGGCAAAACCGCGGCCGCGGCCAAACGCCTGGTGGAAGACGCCCTCGCGCTGCAAGAAGCCGGGGTGTTCTCCATCGTGCTGGAATCCGTCCCCGGGCGGCTGGCCGAGTTGATTTCCCGCAAGCTGGAAGTGCCCACCATCGGCATCGGCGCGGGCGTGGGCTGCGACGGGCAGGTGCTGGTCTTCCACGACGTCCTCGGCCTGTTTGATCGCTTCACGCCGCGTTTCGTGAAGCAATACGCCCACCTGCACGCCGTGATTGCCGAAGCCCTGCGCGCCTACAACGACGACGTCCTCGCCCGCCGCTTCCCCGCTGCCGAGCACACGGTGGAAATGAAAGAAGAAGAATGGGAAATGCTGGAGAAGATGTTGGCGGAGAATTAA